A single window of Ferrimonas balearica DSM 9799 DNA harbors:
- a CDS encoding IS110 family transposase produces MTIKVAGIDLAKAVFQLCLMSDDNAVISNKKVPRAKLLDAMRQLPPGTLVAMEACASAHHWARTFSKMGLAPRIIPTQHVKALCRTQKNDATDAVAICEAVFRPNIHFVPVKTLAQQDLKATLCVRDRLVEQRTALVNLMRGIAAEYGVVFPRTIEKFRQRLPEALEDAENELTVVARRLLRDMADDLRLLSLDLDGINNELNQLVKQQARWRALSSVPGLGPVTISALLAEVGDGTQFSNGRQMSAWVGLVPRQHSSGGTLQLGGISKNGNRRLRTLLIHGARSVLRCGVGKDDALGRWLKQLVMRRGKHKAIVALANKLCWIAWCLTARDGHFELSKAFHAS; encoded by the coding sequence ATGACTATTAAAGTTGCTGGGATTGATTTAGCCAAGGCGGTCTTTCAGCTTTGCCTTATGTCTGACGACAACGCAGTGATCTCCAACAAGAAAGTTCCTCGAGCAAAACTGCTGGATGCGATGAGGCAACTGCCTCCTGGCACTCTCGTCGCTATGGAAGCTTGCGCTTCAGCACATCACTGGGCTCGCACATTCTCAAAAATGGGCCTAGCCCCTCGAATTATTCCAACGCAACATGTCAAAGCCCTGTGCCGCACCCAAAAGAATGACGCTACCGACGCCGTTGCCATCTGTGAAGCGGTGTTTCGGCCCAATATTCACTTCGTTCCGGTAAAGACTCTGGCACAACAAGACTTAAAAGCCACGCTGTGCGTTCGTGACCGGCTTGTCGAGCAGCGCACTGCGCTGGTTAACCTGATGCGCGGCATTGCGGCAGAGTACGGCGTTGTTTTTCCACGCACCATTGAGAAATTCCGACAAAGGTTGCCAGAAGCTCTTGAAGACGCCGAAAACGAATTGACCGTCGTGGCCCGTCGTCTACTGCGTGATATGGCCGATGACTTACGTTTGTTGTCACTCGATCTGGATGGTATTAACAACGAGCTGAATCAACTGGTCAAGCAACAAGCACGCTGGCGCGCGTTGTCATCGGTGCCAGGACTAGGCCCGGTTACCATTTCTGCGCTGTTGGCCGAAGTCGGTGATGGGACTCAATTCAGCAATGGTCGGCAAATGTCAGCTTGGGTGGGGCTGGTTCCCAGGCAGCACAGTTCCGGTGGGACACTACAACTTGGGGGGATCAGCAAGAATGGCAACCGACGTCTACGCACCTTACTAATCCATGGAGCAAGAAGTGTTCTGCGCTGTGGCGTGGGAAAAGACGATGCGCTTGGCCGATGGCTCAAACAGTTAGTCATGCGCAGGGGCAAGCACAAAGCCATCGTTGCACTGGCC